The genomic stretch agagagagagagagagagagagagagagagattactTGAGACGAGAGTCTGTTCAGTGTTAGCGAGAGACAGAGAGCGAAACAGAGAGAGAGCGGAGTGGAGTGTGGAATGTGTACTCCTGGGTTTTGCTGTCGATATAACTGTGCTGGCGGTTTCTTCTTATTGATTCTTTGAGTAAAGTTCGACTTGGACCTtgaatctttcaatttatttcattttgggCCTTCGTATTTAAAAATTGCTATTATCAATCCTTGATTTTTGGATGGGGATATGGTGAATTTGATTGGAATTTTTTGACAGAGAAATGTGTTTGTTCGGTTTCAAGGATTCCGacgaatttttaaatattactacAATACACTAATCAACACTTTTAGACacggtttgtttttatatttaatataatttttaaaatattttatttttttaatttttttatttaaaattaatatttttttaatgttttcagattattttgatgtgttaatataaaaaataatttttttaaaaaataaaaaaacatatattattttaatgtattttctaataaaaaaacactttaaaaaaacaattgttataaCACTTTCAAATATGCCCTTAACattccagttttttttatactaaaaaggATAGTTTTTAAGAAATGTTATGAAGAGATATCTATAAGGTTTGATTCATTTATatcctttaatttaattgtatgTAATAATAGACTTAGAAGTTACATATCttgcattaaaattatattttatttcttgtattatttttttctcataaccACACTTTCAATGAAACACGTAGAGAACAGTTTAGtagtaagaagaaaaaaaaaaattagtattggATGGAAAGTTGATATTGCATAAGTTGTGGAGCAATTGAAACTTTTGGCTGAGGGGAGTCCTCATCGAAACATATATTATAGTTGGAGGATCCAAATGTAGTTTTCCCAAAAAGTGATAGTGGAGGTGGGCTGGATTTTTTTCTCGACAGACGTGACAGGGATGTGGCAATCCGGTGCGCGCGTGTGCTCTTAACGTTGTTAAGAAGCCAGATCGTGTGAGAGTTATTCGGGGACCACGTCGCTATCTGAAACCTGACCGTCTGATTGTTTGACTTGTGATTGGTGCTGGATGCTAGAAGCTGGATCGTGTGATTGATAAACAACGATGATGCAACGAGAGTGGTGATTAATCCCAAATCCAAATTATCTTGGATTTAAGACCTATGATTAATCTGAACACGCCTTTAGCCAAAAAGTAATTTGGATAGGTTGGGCTGAGATCCAGATTTGGTATACGTTTTTCAGACTAGATCTAGTCCAGCTGCACCAGCCCGGTCCTGGCCCAAGCCAATGACCCCACCAGCTGGCAGAGACAGCAGCACGCATGGCGCGTGCAGCACAGCAAAGAGCTAATTATAATCCACAGCGACAGTATTAGTGAATTATAATGCAAAGAAGAGACTTGACTTCTTACTGGTGCAGGGAGAGAAGTCGAAGATGGTGGCTTGCTTTGGTCCCTCTCCCCTGTGTTTGCTCGTTATATTTgtgttctctgttttttttcttgtgttcgCTTCCTGTCTGTTCCTTTTCGTCTTCGTCCTCCTGTTCTGTGCTTCCACCTTTGTCGTTCGTTCGCCCTTagttctctgtgtttttttttctgtgctGTGTTGTTCTCCCCCCCTCTTCTCTCTGCCCAAATATTCTTGAACGCTCCACGTAATACAAGATTAAGGAAGTTTGCGTTTGATTTAAAGCAGCTTTGCTGCAACACCTCACCTGTTCATCCTTTCTTGTGTAAATTAAGCAGAACAAGCAGCTCCAATCTCCATTATTGAAGTTAAACACCCCTGAAACTTGTGGCTGCTGTCTGTACTTGTctctgaatttttttcatttcctgaCCACAACATCCACCACTTGCTCAGGCAAAGCAGCGTTAGCAAATTTGTGGAGGTTTAAACCCTCTTTGAACATATCATCAGAAGGCCTCTTCCCTGTGAACAAATCTAACAAAAGTATGCCATGACTGTAGACATCGCCGCGGGCCAACACCTCAGTTCCCATTCCATGCAATGACCCTTGAAAGTTGTTATCACTTGTAGCCACTCACTAGCTGCAAACTGGTCACATTTACCAACGTGGAGAGAAAGTTCAAATCATCTGCCCCAGTTCCCAGATGGTCGATGGAAATGCTGAGACAATGCAGCTGATGCAACTTCTCCAAACCAGGGACATTTCATGTAAATGTGTGTTTGGCATTCTCGGTAGCTTGTGTAGAAaaggttttttagttttgattagttttgatgaaatatatattaggttaaaactataataagttatgttgaaaaaaaaaataaggtgtttaaaatttcttaaaagtgattttaattataaaattacttaaaaagatatatagtaattttatagtttttgaattaaatattataaattagattattaataatttgtaattaagaatgaggttattttgattttgatctaATGGTTTTTAACAgtaattttactattatttttgttgtcgaCAAGCTTCTTctcataatttaaaattgagATACATACCTCAATAAACTTATTCGCAATAACTGAGGTTAGACCTCAATTTTTGGTAGAGCCcatcatataaaacaaaattaaaatatatataaacatattaaaattgaaattgtgatTAGAATATTAAGGGATGGTTTAACTAGTTATacattgagtttgatttttaatagttttagtTTGAGTATTCTTCAGAGCTACTagagatttatatgattattaacttcAATGTATATGAGATTAATTAAGGCATGTGTAAATTAGcttaaatatctatattaattaaaaaaaattataattgaaaaaaaaaagttgacgcAACAAGAGTTAATTAAATGAAAGACAAGTTTGAATCCCTCTCTTAAGTGAATTTTagaattatgaaaatttaatcTATGGATATTAACTCGAATCAATACgaatgaaatgattttttttaatagttaataagtgatcaataatatatatataaatattgccAAACCCAACCCAACCAACcaaaatcattatatatatatatttcaagtatatattaatttttttaaaaaatattaaataatagtccaacaataaatattcattttggTACTTCGAAACTCgatgaataaaatatgaatatttaaaaaatttatcataataaatgaatagataaatatgaataaaaaaaaaaattcaaccccCGAGTATCCATTGCCATCCCTAATTTTAGACTtggattaataaaaatttattttgaattagaaAGTATGAAAAGGGGATCCACCAATCATTTGAATCCAATAGCCGGAGAGTCAAAGAAATTAATCAAGAAATGGTCCAAAGCATTCAAAATGATACAAAAATCCGTAATGTAACTTGACTCTTTAAGCGATATTGTTGCACATTCGAACTTTTAGACTATATAAAACGGTGGTATCgttaaataaaacttatttagATAGAAATTAAATGGTTCCGCaattttaatggtaaaaaaaagagaaggttATTCTAATCCATAATCCAGGATTGATCATTATGGAGAGTCATGATCTGACCATACAAGTGTTAACcaaatttcttctttaaaaaaaaaaaaaagtcttcagAGACAGATGCCAATGGGATGAACTGCTATGATTTATTTTGCAAGGAATGCTGGTCTCACAAAAGCTTGCATGGAGAAGATTGAGGAAAGAATCTAGTTTGAAGGCTTAGTCTCAAGGCCAAAACCAAATGGGAAGAGTGGATCATAGTGCTTGTCACCAACATTCATTGGAAGCTGATCGACCCTCTTGAACCAGGTTCTAGCCAACTTGCCAGTGAATCCATAGTCGCCGAATAGAACATCAGCAACACCTTGGCCTTCACTTCCTGGAAGCCATGCTGCCACAAGAGCGTCAATCTTTGGAACATACGATTCAATCACTAGTGGTCTACCGGAGACGATGACTACAACACATTTGACAGCCCCGCAGACGTTGTTTATTATCCCCGGACCGGGATTTGGGAGCGTCAGGTTCAGATTGTCGCCTGCTGTCTCTGCATATGGAGGCTCGCCCACAACAACAATGGCATGGGAGAAGCCCTGGGACTTCACGTATTTAGCGTTAGGATTCTCTCTGAAGACTACTTTAGTGCTTGGATCAACGGCAGCTTGGATGCCTTTAAGGATGGTGGTGCCTGCTCAAGGGTTACAAGTTCCATCATGCATCTGCCTTCTGTATTCACAATATTTCAATATGTTGCTAATTAAACAGGAAGTGAGTTGAGATTATTATATACCAGCTGTCAGGTTATTTCCCTCTTGTCCCTGCCATTTTATTGTCCAGCCACCACATTGATAGCCAAGATTGTCAGCATGTGTTCCAGCAACAAGGATCTTGCCTGCTTTCTTGGGAAGAGGCACCACAGGGCTTTTAGCAGATTTTCCATTTTTCAACAGCACAAGGGATTTCCTCACAGCTTCCCTGGCTAGTTCTCTATGTTCctgaagaaagaaagcaaatatCGTTAACCCAATCTGGTGATTCAGAATCATTTTCAGGGGAGTGGTCAGTGAGAAACACGGCCTCATCCGCCTGGCAGAATTCACACTCACCTTGCTTCCGAGCTTGTCAACGAAACTGTAATCGGCAAGTGGATTTTCGAAGAGACCCATTGCGAACTTGACCCTCAAGATTCTCTTAACTGCATCATCTATGCGTTGAATGCGAATGGCCTTCTTGTTAACCAAATCGGTCAAACCATTAATAAACTCTGTGTAGTTGTAAGGAACCATAACCTGAATCATACAGAACCAATGTTAGATATCTACTCCTTGGGTGAAATTAACATCAATATCCAAGCATTTAATCTCTGAGAACAATGGTTTGTAACACACCATGTCGACGCCAGCGTTAACCGACTCTAGAATAGAGTAACTGTAGTTCTTATGAGGTGGATAGGTAATCCTGTCGATTCCTTCCCAGTCTGAGATGACAAAACCCTGAAATTTACAGGCAACAGTACATGATACAATGTTTCATGTGCATCAATTCAATAACTTGATCTGCCAGAATCCGTGTCTTACCCTGAACTTGAGTTTCCTCTTGAGAAAACCGGTAACCAATCCACGGTTAGCATGCATCTTGATGCCGTTGATACTCGAATAGGATACCATGACTGTTGCAACACCCTTATCAAGTGAGTTCAAATAGGCAGGCATGTGGATGTTGTAGAGTTCGTTATGGGTAACTACGGTATTGTTTTCATTAATGCCCTTGACAGTGCCACCATCCCCAACAAAGTGCTTGGCACAAGCTGCAACCTTGTCTCTACATGGTGTCAGAAAAGGGCAAAATATAGACGTCATGATGAGATAGAGCTGAAGAATCTGTGCATGattgataaagaaaatgacGCATTAGGCCTGGCAAATCAATTCTTACTTTCCAGAAACAAAAGGGGCGCCTCTTGGAAAATTGGCAGGGACATCTCCTTGTAAACCAGGGATGATCTCAGTCATCATTTGGACAATCTTGTGGTCTTCACTATAGCTTTCATAGCACCTGCCCCCTCTTGGATCTCTGCAGACCTGCATAAGGCAATGATAGATATGTGGCATGATAAGATCAAGGGAAAATTTGAGTCGTAGCAATTATGGGATCGAGATTAATCGCTTAGTTTACCGCAATGCATGGAGCAAAAGCATATGGAATTCCAGTTGCTCGAACTTCAAGCGCGGTTGCAGCACCAATCTTCTTCACAAGGGCAGGATCCCTGAAACATCatggtatatatataaaaatgaagtaCAAATCCAATAAGGTATCAACTCAGGTTCAAATCCAAGGCGAAACAATGAGAAAACTATATAAAGAAACTTCTCATGAATACACCAGAAGAaatacacaaaaagaaaaaagaacaaaacacaaaacacgcTATctaacatggtatcaaagctgcCTCCGATCCTGTGACAAATCGTATGTGAACTTGCCTGGTAACTCCAAGGCCAACATTATGAGGGAAAATGGTTGCTTCGTAAACATTGTTGTGGCCATGGACTGCATCGATTCCATAGATCATTGGGATGCCAAGACGGGTTGATAGAGACCCTTTTTGGAACGTATTCACCATATCAACCCATTGTTTTGGAGAAGCCCTATCAGCTGGCACACTCCCTCCTCCACTCAACAAGCTCCCTATAATTAATCACACCAATTATTTAGTTCTTCACTCTAGGCCTCAAGAATCTTTTAAATGCAGAAAAACATGAGCAACGTGCATGCATTTTTTGGGTTTCTGCAGTCATACCAATGTAGTATTTTCTCATGATTTCAGCAGTCATGTTAGTTCTTTCAAGCTGGACCATTTGTCCAATCTTCTCTTCAAGTGTCATTCTTTTTAGCAAATCCTTAACCCTGTAATCAACTGGCTTCGTTGGATCTTTGTATAGAACATGTTCTTCAGCTCCCATTGTAGATGACCAGCAACATATAAATAATAGCCCCACCAGGGCGATCCATGCCTTGGCCATACTAGCTTTTTAACTATACTTCCAAGTTCCACCACTGTACCTGTGCATGAATTAGACGAACCACAGTCAAAGCTATCCTATTTTTCTCAAACATTGTCCAAAGATTTTGACCAAATTTTGCAACATCcttaaaaagacaaaacaaacaTTATAGACCAGGcgaaaaaaacaggaaaaaacttACAAGGCGCATGTAAAGGGAAATAAACAATAGTTTAATAGGTTATGAGGATTTTGGTTTGAAAGAAGAGCTAGAAAGGATGCATATATAAGGCAATATATTTACTAGATTTAGACAAGCGtttatcctaaatatgataggaacTGAATTAAGACCGGAACTAATCATTTAATTAGTCACTGACAGCCCGATATTATTTACTATTGTAAGGAGGGTTGGTAACTGAAGGTTTTTTTAGCAAGAAATCAGGAAATCCAtgtatttttcatgataaaaatcGGAAGTTTTGTGGATGTGATTCCctttttaatttgaaagtttACCGATAAAATTAAgttgactttttttataaaaaaaatagcatagtttattttttaaaaaatggcaaACTAAcagtttttttatctaaaacatcatcattttagtttttttaaaaaaaattagcccgAAACGAGGTCGTTTTGGGTCCCGGCAAACCCACACCCCAAGGTCGGTGTCGGGTCAGCTAACTGTGCTCGAACATTAGCTATCCTTGTAGGAAAGGTTATGGAATTCTTCTCACAGGAAGGATTCCCTACTGCAAGCTCATGCAGATAAAGGCAGCTGGATACAGCCTAGTGAGCAGTCTCTGTTCTTCAGGTGCCAATTCTTTTACTAACACTCCTTCAGTTGAAGCCCATTTTGTTTATGTTGCTGCTTACTCACTGTCCAAGTTTCTATTTGTATCTGTCAGAATATTCAGCAGAGCCATTCTTCTTTAGCTGCTAGTTCTTTTTTCAGGATTCAACCCTTTCAGGAAGATTCTTTAGAAGAAATTCTGTAAAAGTAAGCATCAATATTCCTAGGCCATAAAGTTATTCTTTTTTCAGATAATTTAAGTTGTAGCTTTTGCTTCCTGCACGCATTTCTTTGCCTCCccctttcatttctttcttgaaCCTGTCTCTTGGGTTGTCAGAGATGTCTCTCTGGATGCTTTCTGTCAAGCTCATGCCCCGTAACCTGCAGAGAAATCAAATGCCTCGTCAAGGGTCAAAAGGTGCGGCAGAAACATAAAGAGAAAGCCTTTGAGCAGAGATGTCTCTGAGCTCAAGGAATTCAGCTAACTTttctgaaattaaaagattttgacAGGATACATATGCTTCATGCCAAAGCAATTCCAAATTTGCtacagtatttttttattaattccaCCTGGAGTATTTCTCCTGCATGTAAAACATGTTTTGTGTATTTTATGGTTAAGAAATCTTGTTTCAGATGAGTTGAGAAATGAGGATGGATAACCTAATGAGTACAGGGCAAACAAAGAACTTCAGCTTTATTTCTTAAGCAGGTTATACCTCATACATGATCATGGGATACTTGAAATCTCATGAAACTTTCAGAAactaaatcaatcaagaaagaaTAGTTTCCTGATTAAGAAAGTCTGAAAGGACAACCTTTAGCGATCCTCCATTGTTTCAGGCCTATATAAAAACACAGGCTTAACCATGACTTCACCAAACACATTCTACTAACTTAAGAAAACCAAAGAGAAGAGAGGAATAGAAATGGCCATGAGGACACGCACTGGAGGATATGATGCTATCCAGTACGAGAATTTTCAACCCAAGTCTGAATGGAAGGAAGAAGAGGTGGAAAATGTTCTGCGCATTCATCTTCCTGGTGAGCTTTACCATTTATTTTTAGGCTTTATAACTTCTGCCCAACGATTGTTCGTGGTTTAACCTCGCAGTGTCTTAAATGGTTCAGAATTAGGATGAGTGGAAGCTTTGAGGATGGTGTTAAAGAGACACCagttttcttataatatttttcctgATTTTGCAGACTTTCTAAAGGAGCAGCTGAAGATCACTTATGTTCATTCCGCCCGAATCGTTCGAGTTACCGGAGAACGACCACTTTCTTATAATAAATGGAGTCGATTCAATCAAACTTATCCTGTTCCACAAAACTGTGAGGTGAACAAAATTCAAGGCAATTTTCATGATGGAATTCTTTCCATTAAAATGCCTAAAGCTACCATCAAACAATCTCGCCCCAAGGAAGAAGCAAAGGGAACCAAAGAGGCTTTGCTGCCTTCAAAAGATGCCCTACCAGAAAAGACTACGACTTCTCAAGTCTCTCAGAAACCTAAAATGGAGACAAAGGCACAGAAGGGAATGGAGGGTGCTGCAGGCTTTTCTAGCCCGAAACAAACAGATGGCCAGAAGATGGGAGCTCTAAGCCCTCAAGAACCCTTGAAAGATCAAAAGTCTCAAAAGAGTCCAGCTGAAGCCCCACCCAATGTTGTTTCGACTACTGATACAATGAAGCAGAAAGATGAAAAGACTGATCAGGTCTCTAGTGCTAAAACAGTTGACCAAAAGCCCACAGctgtaaagaaagaaagcacAGATGAAGTAAGCAAGAAGCTGCCAACAGAATCAGTAAAGGAGAAGACTTTGCTTGAACAAGAGGAAAgcatcaagaaaagaaaagaatctcTGGCAACAGAAGGAGATGAAAgtagcaagaaaagaaaagaatcaatGTTCGCTGGTGAAACCGCTTCTCTTAGAGCTTTGGACAAACTAGACAAAGAAAAGAGTGCTAGATTTGCTAGTGCTGGTACTGAAGAAAAGACAAAGCAGGATTTCAATGTTGCTGGCAAAGTCAAGGAAGTGAAGAATGTAGCTGCAACTGCTGCAAAGAAGACCATGAAAGGACTTAGCACCATGGAGCTAAGTGAAGAAGGGCAATCAATGGTGAATATGGGTGTGGCAGTCCTCGTGATTGTAGCACTTGGAGCTTACATGGTTTACAGCTATCGATCATCTGGAACTTCCAGAGACTAATTCTTGCAATATCATGCATTAACTCGTATTTGTCAACTGCTTAAACCCATTGTGTAAATTTCTACAATAAAATCCAGGCCTCAAATACTTGTATCATTAAATTCCTCACCTCCAATAACTATTTATTTGCTCTTTCAAATCCCCTAATTATAAATCTGAGAATATTTTTACCCTGCCAAAGACTGATAGGACATTCACAAATATCTATATCACGCAAACAAGGTATAGTGTAAGGTTTGCAGGCCAAGGAGAGAATTCCTCCTTTATTtgtaaagtaaaagaaaagcaTTTGAAACTCATTCAACCAGTAATATCTAGGACTTAGAGTAGGTCATGGATCCAACATGATTTAATAACTCTGGGTAAACTATATGCAGCCTTTgaaggaaaaatataatttaaaacaattaaatcactTATTTCACACAAACTCCAATTTcaataatgatttttgtttttgttttttcatttttcatgacaagTGATTCTTCCAGAATCAGTTTAACACAGATGAGTTTATTTGTTGCCACCTGTCACGTTCTATTACCCTCTGATTTTTGCACCAAAATATGATGGTGATTTTGGGTAATGCTCGACAGTTTAAGGGTAAAATTTATTAACTTTAGACTTTGGAGGCTTAATTGAGGATTGCGTATAGTTGGGGGGTATTTCTTACAATTTAACACTTATGAAAGGCCTGATGTTCAAAAAACTGTACGGAAGCCTTGGAAAAGACCTACAGGACAAGTAGAGAATCCCTGTCCTTAATTTGTACACAGGAAATAGAGGGACAAAAGCTAAAACCTCATTTTAAGGAAACCTAAGCAACGAAGAAAGAATAGACTCCCTGTCAAGAGAACTCACAACCAAACTACCTTGCAATCCTCCCATAAATATCAACTTTCAgcttattcattaaaaaataataaaacactcaAACATTGGCACATTGAgggatatcaaaatcaaaaaggTCTATGAGTACATGAATTAGTTGATAAACTGTTATGGACCAAGGTAAACCTACCCAATCGCGATCGCTTTTTTCACCGAAAACGGAACGGATAGAGGAAGATGAAGCTCTTACGTTGCATGTTCATCTACCTGGtacgttgaaaatatttttgttaaaccaGCTTTGATCATGTCATGTATATTTTGTAACCTTATTTGTTGGTAAATTATGCACTCTGCAGGCTTTGCTGAGAACCATATAGATTGTAGGATAGTTGCACCATCACATTATATCAGAGTCTGTAGTAATCCTGCACTTAAAAACTGGCACTTCGATACACTGTTCGAGGATATTCCTGAAAAATTTAACCTCTATGAAgcaaaaaccaaatttgatgATGGAACTCTAACCATCAGAGTTCCAAAAGTAATTCCTGCTCAGGCTAGTACTGGTGCATTAGAGGCCCCAACAAGACAAGAGGCTCCAAGCCTACAAGAAAGTAATACGAGCAGGTTAGGGCCTGAAATGAGTGGAGATGGTGCTGCAAGACAACAAACTGTGGATAAAGAATTTATAGAAACCAAAGATGTTGAAGGTGGAAAAAGCATGAGCGAATGGATGTCTCAAAAGGGTCAAGATCAAACTCCTTCAAAAGCTAATTTCCCATTAGCATTTACCAGAAAGATGCAAGTAGATGATCAAAGCACTATAGGACAGGTTGGTGATCAAAAGGAAGAGGGGAAGAGTGGTGAAAGTGTTGATCAAGAGAAGGAAGGGGAGGTAAAGGATATGGAGAATGCAAGTTCTTCTTCTGGAACGTCTGTGAATCACAATACTGTAACAAGGGTGGTGACTGAAAGGCTATATATAGTAGATAAATTCACCATACTCTCTTTGATCCTGGCAATTGGAGCCTATGTATTCTATACCATCTATGGCCAATCTGGAAAGAAGGCAGAATGAATACAGAGATGATCAAGACTAGCAAAAGTTAGTTTGATACATCTAACTTCTATAAGCACACCACATGTATTTCTTGTACATAAGCATGCCCCATGACTAGCTTGGTGGCATCAATGAAGCAGCTATTTACACTGTATTCGAAGCAGGTTTCATCTGTAGTTTAATcaattcaaggaaaaaaaaaaaataattacaatacttTTATTCTTCCAATTCTTAACATAGATGAGACAAACTATGGCTACTAATTTCTTATCTATGAATAAACAATGAGCTAGACTCCTAGACCACATGCATCAACTGGCATCAGGATCATGATTTTTAACTTCTCAAAGCTTTAAACATAAATGTCCTGGAAATTGATACTATAAACAGACAATTTGGAAAGCAAGGAATGGTTTATGTTGCATTCTCTCAAAGGTGTGAGAGAAGTCATTACGACATACTACGTATAACTTAATAAGAAAAGCAGGGACTAGTGCTTTCTTCGCCTTCCTTCCATGTCATTCAAGTTCTTGCAGAGTGACCACTTGCTTATAATAGTAGTTTTCAATCAAGATTTTTCTGCCCCGGAAAATTTTAAGGTGAATAAAATGAAGACTAGGTTTCAGGCTGGATTTGTCTTTCATCGTTAAAGTTCAAAAAGCAACCAC from Populus alba chromosome 8, ASM523922v2, whole genome shotgun sequence encodes the following:
- the LOC118045035 gene encoding uncharacterized protein, which gives rise to MAKAWIALVGLLFICCWSSTMGAEEHVLYKDPTKPVDYRVKDLLKRMTLEEKIGQMVQLERTNMTAEIMRKYYIGSLLSGGGSVPADRASPKQWVDMVNTFQKGSLSTRLGIPMIYGIDAVHGHNNVYEATIFPHNVGLGVTRDPALVKKIGAATALEVRATGIPYAFAPCIAVCRDPRGGRCYESYSEDHKIVQMMTEIIPGLQGDVPANFPRGAPFVSGKDKVAACAKHFVGDGGTVKGINENNTVVTHNELYNIHMPAYLNSLDKGVATVMVSYSSINGIKMHANRGLVTGFLKRKLKFRGFVISDWEGIDRITYPPHKNYSYSILESVNAGVDMVMVPYNYTEFINGLTDLVNKKAIRIQRIDDAVKRILRVKFAMGLFENPLADYSFVDKLGSKEHRELAREAVRKSLVLLKNGKSAKSPVVPLPKKAGKILVAGTHADNLGYQCGGWTIKWQGQEGNNLTAGTTILKGIQAAVDPSTKVVFRENPNAKYVKSQGFSHAIVVVGEPPYAETAGDNLNLTLPNPGPGIINNVCGAVKCVVVIVSGRPLVIESYVPKIDALVAAWLPGSEGQGVADVLFGDYGFTGKLARTWFKRVDQLPMNVGDKHYDPLFPFGFGLETKPSN
- the LOC118045034 gene encoding uncharacterized protein, producing the protein MAMRTRTGGYDAIQYENFQPKSEWKEEEVENVLRIHLPDFLKEQLKITYVHSARIVRVTGERPLSYNKWSRFNQTYPVPQNCEVNKIQGNFHDGILSIKMPKATIKQSRPKEEAKGTKEALLPSKDALPEKTTTSQVSQKPKMETKAQKGMEGAAGFSSPKQTDGQKMGALSPQEPLKDQKSQKSPAEAPPNVVSTTDTMKQKDEKTDQVSSAKTVDQKPTAVKKESTDEVSKKLPTESVKEKTLLEQEESIKKRKESLATEGDESSKKRKESMFAGETASLRALDKLDKEKSARFASAGTEEKTKQDFNVAGKVKEVKNVAATAAKKTMKGLSTMELSEEGQSMVNMGVAVLVIVALGAYMVYSYRSSGTSRD
- the LOC118045033 gene encoding uncharacterized protein, which encodes MDQGKPTQSRSLFSPKTERIEEDEALTLHVHLPGFAENHIDCRIVAPSHYIRVCSNPALKNWHFDTLFEDIPEKFNLYEAKTKFDDGTLTIRVPKVIPAQASTGALEAPTRQEAPSLQESNTSRLGPEMSGDGAARQQTVDKEFIETKDVEGGKSMSEWMSQKGQDQTPSKANFPLAFTRKMQVDDQSTIGQVGDQKEEGKSGESVDQEKEGEVKDMENASSSSGTSVNHNTVTRVVTERLYIVDKFTILSLILAIGAYVFYTIYGQSGKKAE